The Rhodococcus triatomae genome includes a window with the following:
- a CDS encoding acetoacetate decarboxylase family protein — protein sequence MSAHEVLGRTVEMPVRVRAATAFTAAYSVRADAVQESIAHTGLRALRYRSGRGICMLVFVDYIDGDLGPYNEFAVAVLVGEPGAPASVAAGIRAAATGRAGALIHHLPVDGEFTLAAGRGIWGFPKTMAEFEADHRTRTAALGADGQLIARLSVAPGLPVPGGTSTSLAAYAHLDGLTRRTTWQMRTRGLRSRPGGAALDLGEHPVADELHSWGLPRRALFTSVIPEMEMTFGDADTVR from the coding sequence ATGAGCGCTCACGAGGTACTCGGCCGGACGGTCGAGATGCCGGTACGGGTGCGTGCCGCCACGGCATTCACAGCCGCGTACTCGGTACGGGCCGATGCGGTGCAGGAGTCCATCGCCCACACCGGGCTGCGCGCACTGCGGTATCGGTCCGGGCGCGGCATCTGCATGCTGGTGTTCGTCGACTACATCGACGGCGACCTCGGTCCGTACAACGAGTTCGCCGTCGCGGTCCTGGTCGGCGAACCGGGCGCACCCGCGAGCGTGGCCGCGGGCATCCGGGCCGCGGCCACCGGCCGGGCCGGTGCCCTCATCCACCATCTCCCGGTGGACGGGGAGTTCACCCTCGCCGCCGGACGGGGGATCTGGGGCTTCCCCAAGACCATGGCCGAGTTCGAGGCCGACCACCGGACGCGCACCGCGGCGCTCGGCGCGGACGGGCAACTGATCGCGCGGCTGTCGGTGGCGCCCGGCCTTCCCGTCCCGGGAGGCACGAGTACCTCGCTCGCCGCCTACGCGCACCTCGACGGGCTGACCCGACGCACGACGTGGCAGATGCGAACCCGGGGCCTGCGGAGCCGTCCGGGCGGAGCCGCTCTCGACCTGGGCGAGCACCCCGTCGCGGACGAATTGCACAGCTGGGGGCTGCCGCGCCGCGCGCTGTTCACCTCGGTGATCCCCGAGATGGAGATGACTTTCGGCGACGCCGACACGGTGCGCTGA
- the hsaD gene encoding 4,5:9,10-diseco-3-hydroxy-5,9,17-trioxoandrosta-1(10),2-diene-4-oate hydrolase, with protein sequence MTTTEEAITFESTSRFAQVTPDLKLHYHEAGVGHDTTIVLLHGGGPGASSWSNFARNIPVLAERFHVLAVDQPGFGLSDKPTDHPQYFVHSSSALLALLDTLGISGRVHLLGNSLGGGAAVRFALDFPDRAGRLVLMGPGGLSVNLFAPDPTEGVKNLGRFGAPPEGPTREKLEAFLRVMVFDQSLITPELVEERFAAASTPESLAAARAMGKSFSGADFEKGMLWREAYKLRQRVLLVWGREDRVNPLDGALVALKTIPRAQLHVFGGCGHWAQVEKFDEFNRLATQFLLDENQGGK encoded by the coding sequence GTGACGACGACCGAAGAAGCGATCACCTTCGAATCGACCTCCCGGTTCGCCCAGGTCACTCCGGACCTGAAGCTGCACTATCACGAGGCCGGTGTCGGACACGACACCACGATCGTGTTGCTGCACGGGGGCGGTCCGGGAGCGTCCTCGTGGTCCAACTTCGCCCGGAACATTCCCGTTCTCGCCGAGCGATTCCACGTGCTGGCCGTCGATCAACCCGGATTCGGGTTGTCCGACAAGCCGACCGACCACCCGCAGTACTTCGTACACAGTTCCTCGGCGCTTCTCGCGCTGCTGGACACGTTGGGGATCTCCGGCCGGGTGCACCTGCTGGGGAACTCGCTCGGCGGCGGGGCGGCGGTGCGGTTCGCGCTCGACTTCCCGGACCGGGCGGGCCGGCTCGTACTGATGGGCCCCGGTGGGCTCAGCGTCAATCTGTTCGCCCCGGACCCGACGGAGGGAGTCAAGAACCTCGGACGGTTCGGTGCTCCGCCGGAGGGGCCGACCAGGGAGAAGCTCGAGGCGTTCCTCCGGGTGATGGTCTTCGACCAGTCCCTGATCACCCCGGAACTGGTCGAGGAGCGCTTCGCCGCAGCGAGTACACCCGAATCGCTGGCGGCTGCACGGGCGATGGGAAAGTCCTTCTCCGGGGCCGACTTCGAGAAGGGGATGCTCTGGCGCGAGGCGTACAAGCTCCGTCAGCGAGTGTTGCTCGTGTGGGGCCGTGAGGACCGGGTCAACCCGCTCGACGGCGCGCTGGTGGCGCTCAAGACCATTCCCCGCGCTCAGTTGCACGTGTTCGGTGGTTGCGGTCACTGGGCACAGGTCGAGAAGTTCGACGAGTTCAATCGCCTGGCGACACAGTTCCTTCTGGACGAGAACCAGGGAGGCAAGTGA
- the hsaB gene encoding 3-hydroxy-9,10-secoandrosta-1,3,5(10)-triene-9,17-dione monooxygenase reductase subunit — protein MTVAGIDPKQFRTVLGQFCSGVTIITTVVDEQPVGFACQSFAALSLDPPLVLFCPTKVSRSWAAIEKTGTFCVNVLAEEQQEVCARFGSREPDKFAGVDWTVSPLGSAIIDNSLAHVDCTVENVHDGGDHHVVFGRVHSMSEVRSERPLLFYRGQYTGIEPDKTVPAPWRHDLEEFLFTASEDTWL, from the coding sequence GTGACCGTCGCCGGGATCGATCCGAAGCAGTTCCGCACCGTGCTGGGGCAGTTCTGTTCCGGCGTCACGATCATCACCACCGTCGTGGACGAGCAGCCGGTGGGATTCGCGTGCCAGTCGTTCGCGGCACTCTCCCTCGACCCACCACTGGTGCTGTTCTGTCCGACGAAGGTGTCGCGATCGTGGGCGGCGATCGAGAAGACCGGGACGTTCTGCGTCAACGTGCTCGCGGAGGAACAGCAGGAGGTCTGCGCCCGGTTCGGATCGCGGGAGCCGGACAAGTTCGCCGGGGTGGACTGGACGGTCTCGCCGCTGGGGTCCGCGATCATCGACAACTCGCTCGCGCACGTCGACTGCACGGTGGAGAACGTGCACGACGGGGGTGACCACCACGTCGTGTTCGGCCGGGTGCATTCGATGAGTGAGGTGCGTTCCGAGCGCCCGCTGCTGTTCTACCGCGGCCAGTACACCGGTATCGAACCCGACAAGACCGTCCCCGCTCCGTGGCGGCACGATCTCGAGGAGTTCCTCTTCACCGCGTCCGAGGACACCTGGCTCTGA
- the dmpG gene encoding 4-hydroxy-2-oxovalerate aldolase — protein sequence MVHSDTIHSGGIHFDSAWDVRVTDTSLRDGSHHKRHQFSGEEVRAIVAALDASGVPVIEVTHGDGLGGSSFNYGFSKTPEQELITIAVDTAKNAKIAFLMLPGVGIKEDIVEAQDNGASICRIATHCTEADVSIQHFGLARERGLETVGFLMMAHTIPPEQLAKQARIMADAGCQCVYVVDSAGALVLEQVSDRVEALVAELGDDAQVGFHGHENLGLGVANSVAAVRAGARQIDGSTRRFGAGAGNAPVEAFVGVCDKIGVKTGIDFFEIADAAEDVVRPAMPAECLLDRQALMMGYAGVYSSFLKHAERQAERYGVSAAEMLVRAGKRKLVGGQEDQLIDIALELQRERA from the coding sequence ATGGTTCATTCGGACACGATCCATTCGGGCGGTATCCATTTCGACAGTGCGTGGGACGTGCGGGTCACCGACACCTCGCTGCGGGACGGGTCGCATCACAAACGGCACCAGTTCAGCGGTGAGGAGGTCCGAGCGATCGTCGCCGCGCTGGACGCGTCCGGCGTCCCGGTCATCGAGGTCACGCACGGCGACGGGCTGGGCGGTTCGTCGTTCAACTACGGGTTCTCCAAGACGCCGGAGCAGGAACTGATCACGATCGCGGTCGACACCGCGAAGAACGCGAAGATCGCCTTCCTCATGTTGCCTGGTGTCGGGATCAAGGAGGACATCGTCGAGGCGCAGGACAACGGCGCGTCCATCTGTCGGATCGCGACGCACTGCACCGAGGCCGACGTCTCGATCCAGCATTTCGGCCTCGCCAGGGAACGGGGTCTGGAAACCGTCGGGTTCCTGATGATGGCCCACACCATTCCGCCGGAACAACTCGCGAAGCAGGCGCGCATCATGGCGGACGCCGGGTGCCAGTGCGTGTATGTGGTGGACTCCGCGGGTGCGCTGGTGCTCGAGCAGGTCTCCGACCGGGTGGAGGCGCTCGTCGCCGAACTGGGAGACGACGCGCAGGTGGGGTTCCACGGCCACGAGAACCTGGGGCTCGGTGTCGCCAATTCGGTGGCCGCGGTACGCGCCGGCGCCCGCCAGATCGACGGCAGCACCAGGCGTTTCGGCGCGGGTGCGGGTAACGCCCCGGTCGAGGCATTCGTCGGCGTGTGCGACAAGATCGGTGTCAAGACCGGCATCGACTTCTTCGAGATCGCCGACGCCGCCGAGGACGTCGTGCGTCCGGCGATGCCTGCCGAGTGCCTGCTGGACCGCCAAGCCCTGATGATGGGGTACGCCGGTGTGTACTCGAGCTTCCTCAAGCACGCGGAGCGCCAAGCCGAGCGCTACGGAGTCTCGGCAGCCGAGATGCTGGTCCGCGCCGGAAAGCGGAAGCTCGTCGGCGGCCAGGAAGACCAACTCATCGACATCGCCCTGGAACTCCAGCGCGAGCGCGCCTGA
- a CDS encoding acetaldehyde dehydrogenase (acetylating): MTKASVAIVGSGNISTDLLYKLQRSEWLEPRWMIGIDPASEGLARARGLGLETSAEGVDWLLARPDKPDLVFEATSAYVHREAAPRYAEAGIRAVDLTPAAVGPAVVPPANLREHLDAPNVNMITCGGQATIPIVYAVSRVVDVPYAEIVASVASVSAGPGTRANIDEFTKTTSRGVETIGGAQRGKAIIVLNPADPPMIMRDTIFCAIPEDADRDAITDSIHRVVADIQQYVPGYRLLNEPQFDDPSVVSGGHARVTVFVEVEGAGDFLPPYAGNLDIMTAAATKVGEEIAQKLLTVKA, translated from the coding sequence ATGACCAAGGCAAGTGTCGCCATCGTAGGATCGGGGAACATCAGTACCGATCTGCTGTACAAGCTGCAACGCTCCGAATGGCTCGAGCCGCGTTGGATGATCGGGATCGACCCGGCCAGCGAGGGATTGGCCCGCGCCCGCGGTCTGGGGCTCGAGACCAGCGCCGAGGGAGTGGACTGGCTGCTCGCTCGGCCGGACAAGCCGGATCTGGTGTTCGAGGCGACGTCCGCGTATGTGCACCGCGAGGCGGCACCCCGGTACGCGGAGGCGGGAATCCGGGCGGTCGACCTGACCCCGGCGGCCGTCGGTCCCGCCGTCGTGCCCCCGGCCAACCTGCGCGAGCACCTCGATGCGCCCAACGTCAACATGATCACCTGCGGGGGACAGGCGACGATCCCCATCGTCTACGCGGTCTCCCGGGTGGTGGACGTGCCGTACGCGGAGATCGTGGCCTCGGTGGCGTCGGTGTCCGCCGGACCGGGCACTCGCGCGAACATCGACGAGTTCACCAAGACCACCAGTCGCGGTGTCGAGACCATCGGCGGCGCGCAGCGGGGCAAGGCCATCATCGTCCTGAATCCCGCCGATCCGCCGATGATAATGCGGGACACCATCTTCTGTGCGATTCCCGAGGACGCGGACCGAGACGCGATCACCGACTCGATCCACCGCGTCGTCGCCGACATCCAGCAGTACGTGCCCGGCTACCGGCTGCTCAACGAGCCGCAGTTCGACGATCCGTCCGTCGTGTCCGGTGGGCACGCGCGAGTGACGGTGTTCGTCGAGGTCGAGGGCGCGGGCGATTTCCTGCCACCGTATGCGGGCAACCTCGACATCATGACGGCTGCGGCCACCAAGGTGGGCGAGGAGATCGCCCAGAAGCTCCTGACAGTGAAGGCGTGA
- a CDS encoding neutral/alkaline ceramidase, whose product MASIHRRTVLAGAASAPLLAVAAAALPAGAAAAAAPAGSQRSAPSGGMHVGVGVSDVTGPVAEIGMMGYSSFDQRAEGLHQRTRARAYVFAENGERAVYVCVDTCMIFQSVHDAVLDRLGERFGDLYTERNVMLTAVHSHAACGGASHNYAYNLALLGFEPLVFDSEVAGIVEAIVAAHDDLAPGTVSFGRTELVDASVNRSREAFERNPASDRDYYPRGIDPWMRVFRIRQGGKDVGAINWFATHCASLTNENLLISGDNKGAAAYFWEHDHEGVRYLDGTPGFVACFPQTNSGDMSPNLNLSPGSGPTEDEFENTRIIGERQVAAARTAWAAASESLSGGIDSRILYLDMSDQAVDGRFTPHGESGHTTPACIGAAMSAGSTEDGPALPVFPEGTRNPLVDALGGMDAPVPGWLQDAQAPKLVLVPVGLLPPGGWVPRILKIQLMRIGQYYLAAAPAEFTVVAGLRVRRTVAAELGVPLENVLFQGYANSYASYCTTPEEYEAQHYEGGSTLFGRYTLPAYQQGFARLAAALREGSDVPRGPAPEDLSAFQPGFNPAVEADVPAPGRSFGEVLVAPESASPGQQVAVEFVAGHPKNDLRRRSTFFEVQRRDGGRWIRHADDSDWETKFRWTRTAPGQSTVRITWDVPDGTPAGDYRVVYFGAARDGAGAITQFTGTSGEFHVS is encoded by the coding sequence GTGGCATCGATCCACCGACGCACCGTGCTCGCCGGAGCAGCCTCCGCTCCCCTGCTCGCCGTGGCTGCTGCCGCCCTCCCGGCGGGCGCAGCCGCAGCGGCCGCGCCTGCCGGCTCGCAGCGCAGCGCACCGTCCGGCGGGATGCACGTCGGTGTCGGCGTGTCCGACGTGACGGGGCCGGTCGCGGAGATCGGCATGATGGGGTATTCGAGTTTCGACCAGCGGGCCGAGGGTCTGCACCAGCGCACCCGGGCCCGGGCCTACGTGTTCGCCGAGAACGGGGAACGTGCCGTCTACGTGTGCGTCGACACGTGCATGATCTTCCAATCCGTGCACGACGCCGTGCTCGATCGGCTGGGCGAGCGCTTCGGCGACCTCTACACCGAGCGCAACGTCATGCTCACGGCCGTCCACTCCCACGCGGCCTGCGGGGGCGCCTCGCACAACTACGCCTACAACCTCGCCCTCCTCGGCTTCGAGCCGCTGGTGTTCGATTCCGAGGTCGCCGGGATCGTCGAGGCGATCGTCGCCGCCCACGACGACCTGGCACCGGGCACCGTCTCGTTCGGACGCACCGAACTCGTCGACGCGAGCGTCAACCGGTCCCGCGAGGCGTTCGAGCGCAACCCGGCGTCCGATCGCGACTACTACCCTCGGGGGATCGACCCGTGGATGCGTGTGTTTCGTATCCGCCAGGGCGGCAAGGATGTCGGAGCGATCAACTGGTTCGCGACGCACTGCGCGTCGCTGACCAACGAGAACCTCCTGATCTCCGGCGACAACAAGGGCGCCGCCGCCTACTTCTGGGAGCACGACCACGAAGGAGTCCGATACCTCGACGGCACACCGGGTTTCGTCGCCTGCTTCCCGCAGACCAACAGTGGGGACATGTCTCCGAACCTGAATCTGTCACCCGGAAGCGGGCCCACCGAGGACGAGTTCGAGAACACACGCATCATCGGGGAACGGCAGGTCGCCGCCGCCCGCACCGCCTGGGCCGCCGCGAGCGAGTCGCTCTCCGGCGGCATCGACAGCCGAATCCTGTACCTGGACATGTCCGATCAGGCCGTCGACGGGCGGTTCACGCCCCACGGCGAGTCCGGCCACACCACACCCGCCTGCATCGGTGCGGCGATGAGCGCGGGGAGCACCGAGGACGGACCGGCCCTCCCGGTCTTCCCGGAAGGCACCAGGAACCCGCTCGTCGACGCTCTCGGCGGAATGGACGCGCCTGTCCCGGGATGGCTACAGGACGCCCAGGCCCCGAAGCTGGTGCTCGTCCCGGTCGGACTGCTCCCACCGGGCGGATGGGTACCGCGAATCCTCAAGATCCAGTTGATGCGCATCGGGCAGTACTACCTCGCGGCCGCACCGGCCGAGTTCACCGTCGTCGCGGGCCTGCGGGTTCGTCGCACCGTCGCGGCGGAGCTCGGCGTCCCGCTGGAGAACGTCCTCTTCCAGGGCTACGCGAACTCGTACGCGAGCTACTGCACCACGCCGGAAGAATACGAGGCACAGCACTACGAAGGCGGATCGACACTGTTCGGCCGCTACACCCTGCCCGCCTACCAACAGGGATTCGCGCGGCTGGCGGCGGCGTTGCGAGAGGGCAGCGACGTCCCCCGCGGGCCGGCACCGGAGGACCTGTCGGCGTTCCAGCCCGGCTTCAACCCGGCCGTGGAGGCCGACGTACCCGCGCCGGGACGGTCGTTCGGCGAGGTACTGGTCGCGCCCGAGTCGGCGTCGCCGGGGCAGCAGGTGGCGGTCGAGTTCGTCGCCGGCCATCCGAAGAACGACCTGCGGAGGCGGAGCACCTTCTTCGAAGTCCAGCGACGAGACGGGGGTCGGTGGATCCGGCACGCGGACGACAGCGACTGGGAGACGAAGTTCCGCTGGACCCGCACCGCACCCGGGCAGTCGACCGTCCGGATCACCTGGGACGTGCCGGACGGGACCCCTGCGGGCGACTATCGCGTCGTCTACTTCGGCGCGGCCCGTGACGGCGCGGGCGCGATCACCCAGTTCACCGGGACGTCCGGCGAGTTCCACGTCTCCTGA
- the hsaA gene encoding 3-hydroxy-9,10-secoandrosta-1,3,5(10)-triene-9,17-dione monooxygenase oxygenase subunit, translating to MADHDSHEVLHRLDAVLPMLRERAQETEDLRRIPDESIKALQETGFFRLLQPSQWGGQEADPVLFYSAVRKIASACGSTGWVAGIIGVHNWHLALFDQQAQEDVWGSDTDVRISSSYAPMGAGEVVDGGYTVNGSWAWSSGCDHADWVVVGGPVIKDGRPVDFGSFLIPRSDYRIDDVWNVVGLRGTGSNTIVVKDTFVPRHHFLSFRAMSELTAPGLERNTAPVYKMPWGTIHPTTISTPIVGMAYGAYEAHVEHQGKRLRAAYAGEKAKDDPFAKVRIAEAASDIDAAWRQLSGNVADEYAHLVAGEEVPFDLRLRARRDQVRATGRAIASIDKLFESSGATALANGTPLQRFWRDAHAGRVHAANDPERAYVMYGTGEFGLPVTDTMV from the coding sequence GTGGCCGACCACGACAGTCACGAGGTGCTGCACCGACTCGACGCAGTGCTGCCGATGCTGCGCGAGCGGGCGCAGGAGACCGAGGACCTGCGCCGCATTCCGGACGAATCGATCAAGGCGCTCCAGGAGACCGGGTTCTTCCGGTTGCTGCAGCCCTCCCAATGGGGTGGCCAGGAGGCCGACCCCGTGCTGTTCTACTCCGCGGTCCGCAAGATCGCGAGTGCGTGCGGCTCCACCGGGTGGGTCGCCGGCATCATCGGAGTCCACAATTGGCACCTCGCCCTGTTCGACCAGCAGGCACAGGAGGACGTCTGGGGCTCCGACACCGACGTGCGGATCTCCTCGTCCTACGCGCCGATGGGTGCGGGTGAGGTCGTCGACGGCGGCTACACCGTCAACGGATCCTGGGCATGGTCGTCGGGATGCGACCACGCCGACTGGGTGGTGGTCGGCGGGCCCGTGATCAAGGACGGACGCCCGGTCGACTTCGGCAGCTTCCTCATCCCGCGCTCGGACTACCGCATCGACGATGTCTGGAACGTCGTCGGCCTCCGGGGCACCGGCAGCAACACCATCGTCGTGAAGGACACCTTCGTTCCCCGGCACCACTTCCTCAGCTTCCGGGCGATGAGCGAACTGACGGCACCCGGGCTCGAACGCAACACCGCACCGGTGTACAAGATGCCCTGGGGAACAATTCATCCCACCACGATCTCGACGCCGATCGTCGGTATGGCCTACGGTGCGTACGAGGCGCATGTCGAGCACCAGGGCAAACGTCTGCGGGCGGCCTACGCCGGGGAGAAGGCCAAGGACGATCCGTTCGCCAAGGTCCGTATCGCCGAGGCGGCCAGCGACATCGACGCGGCGTGGCGGCAGCTCTCCGGCAATGTCGCCGACGAGTACGCACACCTCGTCGCCGGCGAGGAGGTGCCGTTCGACCTGCGGTTGCGCGCACGCCGCGACCAGGTGCGGGCCACGGGCCGGGCGATCGCCTCCATCGACAAACTCTTCGAGAGCTCGGGTGCCACGGCACTGGCGAACGGCACTCCCCTCCAGCGATTCTGGCGCGACGCCCACGCCGGTCGGGTCCACGCGGCCAACGATCCCGAGCGGGCGTACGTCATGTACGGCACGGGCGAGTTCGGGCTGCCGGTCACGGACACGATGGTCTAG
- a CDS encoding VOC family protein codes for MSGKIMHFEIPFDDGERARTFYADAFGWSIDEMPELDYTIVTTGPVADSGMPADAGYINGGMYQRSTEAPHPVVTIDVPSIDDALKTVESLGGKTVTGRTPVADMGFAAYFTDTEGNIVGLWENAAPA; via the coding sequence ATGAGTGGCAAGATCATGCACTTCGAGATCCCCTTCGACGACGGCGAGCGCGCCCGCACGTTCTATGCGGACGCGTTCGGCTGGTCCATCGACGAAATGCCGGAGTTGGACTACACCATCGTCACGACGGGCCCCGTCGCCGACAGCGGAATGCCTGCGGACGCCGGCTACATCAACGGTGGCATGTACCAACGCTCCACCGAGGCACCGCACCCGGTGGTCACCATCGACGTCCCCTCCATCGACGACGCCTTGAAGACCGTCGAATCACTCGGCGGGAAGACCGTCACCGGGCGCACCCCGGTCGCCGACATGGGGTTCGCCGCGTACTTCACCGACACCGAGGGCAATATCGTCGGCCTGTGGGAGAACGCGGCTCCGGCCTGA
- a CDS encoding Rieske 2Fe-2S domain-containing protein, translated as MAAIREIDVGTTRTRFARGWHCLGLESEFLDGKPHAVEAFGTKLVVWADSQNKLHVLDAYCRHMGGDLSDGSVKGDSVACPFHDWRWGPNGKCTSIPYARRVPPLARTRSWITLQENRQLFVWNDPEGNPPPEDVTIPHLPEVFTDNWTDWRWNRILVEGSNCREIIDNVVDMAHFFYVHFGFPKYFKNVFEGHVATQYLQNHGRPDVQNMGTQYGESVLDSEASYFGPSYMINWLHNDYSGFKAESILVNCHYPVTHDSFMLMYGVSVEKPKGLDDATTDKLSRKFTEGVAMGFEQDVAIWKRKTKIENPLLCEEDGPVYQLRRWYEQFYVDIDDVDEKMTQRFEFEIDTSKAIEAWQREVDENLARQAEEKAAAAQASEDAEHKTGV; from the coding sequence ATGGCGGCAATTCGCGAGATCGACGTCGGCACCACGCGGACGCGGTTCGCACGCGGCTGGCACTGCCTCGGGCTCGAGAGCGAGTTCCTCGACGGCAAGCCACACGCGGTGGAGGCCTTCGGCACCAAGCTCGTGGTGTGGGCCGACAGCCAGAACAAGCTGCACGTGCTCGACGCCTACTGCCGGCACATGGGTGGTGACCTCAGCGACGGATCGGTCAAGGGCGACTCCGTCGCCTGCCCGTTCCACGACTGGCGCTGGGGCCCCAACGGCAAGTGCACGTCCATCCCGTATGCGCGGCGCGTCCCACCGCTCGCGCGCACCCGGTCATGGATCACGCTCCAGGAGAACAGGCAACTGTTCGTCTGGAACGACCCGGAGGGCAACCCACCCCCGGAGGACGTCACGATCCCCCATCTGCCCGAGGTCTTCACCGACAACTGGACGGACTGGCGCTGGAACCGGATCCTCGTCGAGGGTTCGAACTGCCGGGAGATCATCGACAACGTCGTGGACATGGCGCACTTCTTCTACGTCCACTTCGGGTTCCCGAAGTACTTCAAGAACGTCTTCGAGGGACATGTCGCCACGCAGTACCTGCAGAACCACGGCCGACCGGACGTCCAGAACATGGGCACCCAGTACGGCGAGTCCGTACTCGACTCCGAGGCCTCGTACTTCGGCCCGTCGTACATGATCAACTGGCTGCACAACGACTACAGCGGGTTCAAGGCGGAGAGCATCCTCGTCAACTGCCACTACCCCGTCACCCACGACTCGTTCATGCTCATGTACGGCGTGAGCGTGGAGAAGCCGAAGGGTCTCGACGACGCCACGACGGACAAGCTGTCGCGGAAGTTCACCGAGGGTGTCGCCATGGGCTTCGAGCAGGACGTGGCGATCTGGAAGCGGAAGACCAAGATCGAGAATCCGCTCCTGTGTGAGGAAGACGGCCCCGTCTACCAGTTGCGTCGCTGGTACGAGCAGTTCTACGTCGACATCGACGACGTGGACGAGAAGATGACGCAGCGCTTCGAGTTCGAGATCGACACGAGCAAGGCGATCGAGGCCTGGCAGCGCGAGGTCGACGAGAACCTCGCCCGGCAGGCGGAGGAGAAGGCCGCCGCCGCGCAGGCGTCCGAGGACGCCGAGCACAAGACGGGCGTGTGA
- the hsaC gene encoding iron-dependent extradiol dioxygenase HsaC produces the protein MGIRSLAYMRIEATDMAAWREYGLKVLGMVEGKGTDPEALYLRMDDFPARLVIVPGEKDRLLVSGWETANAEELQEVRDNLAAAGVPFKEGTTEQKADRRVDELIVFEDTSGNTLEAFHGAALEHRRVVSPYGHRFVTGEQGLGHVVLSTNDDEASLRFYRDVLGFRLRDSMRLPPQMVGRPADGPPAWLRFFGCNPRHHSLAFLPMPTPSGIVHLMVEVENSDDVGLCLDRALRRKVKMSATLGRHVNDLMLSFYMKTPGGFDIEFGCEGRQVEDDEWIARESTAVSLWGHDFTVGMQQ, from the coding sequence ATGGGTATCCGCTCGTTGGCCTACATGCGGATCGAGGCCACCGACATGGCCGCCTGGCGAGAGTACGGCCTGAAGGTGCTCGGCATGGTCGAGGGCAAGGGAACCGACCCGGAGGCTCTCTATCTCCGGATGGACGACTTTCCCGCTCGCCTCGTCATCGTGCCCGGCGAGAAGGACCGCCTGCTCGTGTCCGGGTGGGAGACCGCGAACGCCGAGGAACTCCAGGAGGTCCGGGACAACCTCGCCGCCGCGGGTGTCCCGTTCAAGGAGGGCACGACCGAACAGAAGGCGGACAGGAGAGTCGACGAACTCATCGTCTTCGAGGACACGTCCGGAAACACCCTCGAGGCGTTCCACGGGGCCGCTCTCGAACACCGCCGGGTCGTCAGTCCGTACGGGCACCGGTTCGTCACGGGGGAGCAGGGGCTCGGTCACGTCGTGCTCTCCACGAACGACGACGAGGCGTCGTTGCGCTTCTACCGGGACGTCCTCGGGTTCCGTCTGCGCGACTCCATGCGGTTGCCTCCGCAGATGGTCGGACGCCCGGCCGACGGGCCACCGGCCTGGCTGCGCTTCTTCGGCTGCAACCCGCGGCACCACAGCCTCGCGTTCCTGCCGATGCCTACGCCCAGTGGCATCGTGCACCTCATGGTCGAGGTGGAGAACTCCGACGACGTCGGGCTGTGCCTCGATCGTGCGTTGCGGCGCAAGGTGAAGATGTCCGCGACCCTCGGCCGTCACGTCAACGACCTGATGCTCTCGTTCTACATGAAGACTCCGGGTGGATTCGACATCGAGTTCGGTTGCGAGGGAAGGCAGGTCGAAGACGACGAGTGGATCGCCCGGGAGAGCACGGCGGTGAGCCTGTGGGGCCACGACTTCACGGTGGGTATGCAGCAGTGA